A stretch of DNA from Bacillota bacterium:
GTACTTCTCCACCGCCCGCATCAGGCCAATGTTACCCTCCTGAACCAGGTCCAGCACCGGCACGCCCCGGTCGACAAAGCGCATGGCCACGTTGACGACCAAGCGAAGATTGGACTCGATGAGCCGGGTCTTGGCCCGCACGTCGCCTTTCTCGGCACGCCTGGCAAGCTCGATCTCCTCGTCGTGGGTCAGCAGCGGCACCTTGCCGATTTCCTTGAGGTAGGTCTGCAGCAAATTGATGGAGCTCTCGCGCTCATCGGCGGCGCTGCGGCGAGACTGGGTGGCTTTGCGCTGCTTCGGCTTTCTGGCTGGCTTCCCTCCCTGGTTTGATGGCACGGCGTTCACCTCTCTACGTGCGCGCCCCGGCGTCGCTGGCACTCCGGGCAGATCCCGTAAAGCTCATGCCGCTGGCCGCTCACCACGAACCCCGACTGCTCGGCTACCGACTCCGCCAGGCGCGCCAGCTCGGGCTCAACTACATCATAAATACGATGGCAAGCGGTGCAAAGGATGTTGATGTGCACGCTGGGGTTCCCATCGTAACGGCTCGCGGCAGCGCCGAATCCAAGCTCCGTGATGAGCCCAAGCTCCAGCAGAAGCTCCAGGGTTTTGTAAACCGTCGCCTGGCTCATCATGGGGAAGCGGTCCTTGAGCGCCTGGTAGATATCCTCCGCAGACGGGTGCCTCTTGCTCTCCAGCAGGTACTCGTAGATCCCCACCCGCTGCGGGGTGACACGGTACCCCTTCTCCGCCAGTATCCTCTGGAACGCCTCGACTTCAGGACGCACGGAGCGCCTCCCGGTATCTAATAATACTCATTCCGGCTGGAGAATACCTCGTTGTGAGAGTAGTTGTCAACAAGTAGGGCCCGGCACTTGCCGGGCCCCTCCGAGGAGTCCTTGGCTTTTTCTCGCCCTGGCTCCCTTTGGCGTCAGGGCGCTGCTTGTGCATCACGCTCCTGCCCGCGCACCCTGGCCACGGTCTGGCGAAGCAGCGGCATCAGGTAGTAGTCGAGCCCGAAGTAGCTCGCCCGGGCACCCGCCAGGATGACGATGATGGCGACCGTGTACAGAATCGGATTGGTGCTGGTGGTGCCGGCCAGCATGAAGTTGAGGTTCATGAACGCCCCCATCAGGGCGGCGAAGCTCGTCAGCACGCCGAAGATGAGCGCAAGCCCCACCAGCGTCTCCCCGAACGCGATCAGGTAGCTGAACGTGGTGGCGTTGGGCAGCGCCACGTTCTCCAGGAACGACGCGTACCAGGGCCGCACCGCCGGGTGATCTCCTGCTGCCTTGGCGATGGCTCCCTTGAAGAAGCCCGAGATGGCCACGCCGGCCTTGTCACCCACCCAGGCGGGGTTGGTGATCTTGCCGAGGCCGGCCTCGAGCCACTGATACCCGAGCCAGATGCGCATCAGCCCGAAAACGACCCGCCAAAGCGTCTGCATCCTCTGCAAACCCCCCTTGCTGCAGCTTCTCTATCCGGTCGCCGCCGGATGCCCGCCTCTCTGCCCCAGCGGCCTCTTGCATGGCCTTGCCGGCTTCATTGTGGCAGCCGCCGTACGACCCGGTGAACTGTCGTTTGCCCGGTCCTGACCGGGACAATACTCCGGTACTCCCCGGATCCCTTACCCGGGTACCCACCGGGGGTGGAGGGACAAATGTCACAAGACGCCAGGGACGCCCGGCCCTCGCCGCCCCTGCGGCAGGGCCGCTACCCTTAGCGTGGAAACGCGCGAAAGCAGCACCAGCCGGTCAACCGGTCCGGCCAGACGGGAGGCTTGCAGCATGTCGGTGCGACGGCCGCAGTATACACGGGTTCCCATTGCCCACCGCCCCGCAGCCGAGCGGATCCGGGACTTTGACGAGGTCGTCCTCACCTACCGTGACGACGAGGCGGTGGCAGAAGCCCAGCGGTGCCTGCAGTGCTACAAACCGGCGTGCGAGCTGGCCTGCCCCAACCACAACCCCATCAAGAGCTTCATCCGCCTGGTGTCCGAGGGCCGGGCCGAAGAGGCTGCTGGAATGCTCTGGGCCCACAACGCCATCTCCTCCTGCACGGGCCGGGTTTGCGCCTGGGAGAACCAGTGCGAGGGGGCGTGCCCTCTCGGCCGGAAGGGCGAGCCTGTCGCCATTGGAGCGCTCGAACGCTACCTCGCCGAAAAGGCCCTTTCCGCCCAGTTCCCGGAGGGGCGCCCGTCGCTCGCGGCGGCATGGCCGCACGGGCGTGCGGCGATCGAGGTGGGCGACGTCGCCGTGGTCGGGGCGGGGCCGGCGGGGCTCTCCTGTGCCAACGTGCTCTCACGGCGCGGATACCGGGTCACCGTCCTGGACGCCTGGGTGGCGCCCGGAGGCGTGATGAGCTACGGGATTCCCGAGTTCGTGCTGCCCAAGAAGACGGTGGCCTCCGAAGTTGAGCGCCTCCGCCGCCAGGGGATCCGGTTCGTCCAGGAGGTCGTGGTGGGCCGGGACGTCACGGTGGATGGACTGTTCGAGATGGGGTTCCGGGCCGTCTTTCTGGGTATCGGCGCCAACGAGCCGGTCAAGATGGGCGTTTTGGGCGAGGATCTCCCGGGGGTCGTGAGCGCCAAGGACTTCCTGATGGCAGTGGCCGCGGCGCAGCTCGGCGACCGCCGGCCGGCCGGGCAGGACATGGACCTGACGGGCAAGAGGGTGATCGTCATCGGGGCCGGCAACACGGCCATGGACGCCGCCCGCACGGCGCTGCGCCTTGGCGCTTTAGACGTCTCGATCCTGTACCGGAGGGCCCGGGAGCACAGCCCATCCCGCCCGGTGGAGATGGCGCTGGCCGAGGAAGAAGGGGTTCGCTTCGAGTTCCTGGTAGCGCCCCAGCGCTTTCTCGGCGAAAACGGGCGGCTTGTCGCCGCCGAGGTCGTGCGCATGCGGCTGGGGGCTCCGGACAGTTCCGGCCGCCCCTCCCCCGAGCCCATCGAGGGATCGGAGTACGTGATCCCCATCGATGTGGCCATCCTGGCGGTGGGATACCGGGTCGAGCGGGACCTGACGGCGGCCACGCCGGGCCTCGAAGCCGGACGTGGTGGCCGGATCCTGGTGAAAGACGATCGGGGCATGACCTCGAAAGGTGCCGTGTGGGCCGGAGGCGACTGCGTGACCGGCGCCAACACCGTGGTGCATGCGGTAGCCGCCGGCCGGCTAGCAGCCGAAGCCATCGCTGCCTACCTGCAGGGGGCCAGCCGGGCCGAAGCTCCCGCCGCTTCGCCGGCGGGGGCCGGGTAAAGGCCCGTTACGCGTGAAGGCCTGTTAGTTGAGGGTACTGCCGGGAAGGTACGTGCTGGTCAGGCGCAGCAGCGCTCCCCACGCGACGGAGGCGCTGAAGCCGGCCGCGATCAGGAGCGCCAGACGCACGCGCCAGCGTCTCGACATCTGAGGGGCACTGGCCCTCCACGCTGCGGCGGCTGTGATTGCCTGGCGGGCCTGCCGTACCCCCGGCGCCATCTCCCGCCACAGCAGGCGGACGCCCGTACCCAGGGCCAGGGCCCACGTCAGAAGCGATAGAGCCCGGTGCACGCCCTCTGCCGCCATACCACGCCATCCGCCCTTGCGACCGGCCCGCCGTCCCCCGGGCACCCCGGCCTGAAGGCGGGGCCGCGTTCCTCTGGCACCGGCACTCTTCTCCTCCCGTGCCGCGGATCCTGCCAAATGTCCTGGACAAATGTCCTCCCCGCCTCGGGGCGCGACTGTATGTCCACAGCCCCGTGCCCGCGGAATCTGGACCCCGCAGCCCGCTTTGGGCCGGTCCTTTCCACCGGGCTCGCAACTGTGCTACCCTGAAGACCGTATGGGGGCAAACGACCGCGTTACATCCGACGAAGTCACGCAGGTGAGCGTACCCGACGCGCCTCGCCGCGAATCGAAAGCCCACCGGCGACGGCGAGCCCTGGCCATCGTTGAGGCCCTCAAGGCCCGCTACCCCGAGGCGCGCATCCCGCTGCGCCACCGAAGCCCGCTGCAGCTTCTCATTGCCACCATTCTCTCCGCCCAGTGCACCGACGCCACGGTGAACAAGGTCACGCCGGTGCTGTTCGAAGCGTTGCGCGACGCGCAGGACTTTGCGTGGGCCGACCGCCGGCGACTGGAAGAGCTCATCCATCCAACCGGGTTTTTCCGGCAAAAGGCTCGGATGATCCAGGAGGCGTGTCGGCAGATCCTGGATCGCTTCGGCGGTGAAGTGCCCCACCGCATGGAAGAACTGCTGACCCTCCCGGGCGTCGGCCGCAAGACCGCCAACGTGCTTTTGTCGGCGGCCGCCCTTGAGGAATGGCCGGGCTGGAACCCGAAGGAAAACGGCCTCGGCATCGTCGTGGACACGCACGTGATGCGCCTTTCCCGGCGGCTCGCCCTGAGCTTCGCGTCCGACCCGGAGCGGATCGAACAGGACCTCATGCAACTCGTCCCGCCCGAGGAGTGGGCCAGCCTGCCGCTGCGGCTCATCTACTTCGGCCGGAAGGTCTGCGTGGCCCGACGGCCCCGGTGCCAGGAGTGCGATCTCCTCACCTGCTGCCCTGCAGGCCGCCACCAGGGAGCCACTCCATGGCTGGGCGCCCGCGCCAACCGAAAGGTATAGCGGGCCGGTTACGAATACCTGGGGTAGAAGCCGGGAAAGGTGGCTTGCTTGCGTTGAGAGCAATCCGACGGCGAGCGCCAGTTGCCGCGTTCCTGGTGGCCGCCTCGCTCGCTGCAGCCATGGCCACGCCGGCCCTGGCGGCCGCACCCGACCAAGACGAGCGTTCGAGGACACTGGTGGTGACGGGCCGCGCGACGGTGTTCGGCCGCCCGGATACCGTCCGGGTCACCATCGGCATCGACACGCAGGCGCCCTCGGCGCAGCATGCGCAGGACGAAAACGCCGGGAAGGTCAACCGCGTTCTGGCAGCCCTGCAGGATTTCGGGATTGCAGCGCGCGACATGCAGACCTCGGGCATCCAGCTCGGCCCGGTGTTCCGCTACGATGAGAAGAGCCGGGAGCAGCGGCTTGTCGGCTACCGCGCCTCCTACACCCTCACCGTCCATCTTCGGAAGCTCGAGGACGCCGGGCAGGTGGTGGACGCAGCCGTGCAGGCGGGCGCCAACCGCATTGACGGGATCAGCTTCATCGTGAGGGACATTCAGCCCCTGAAGCAGCAGGCGCTGGGCCAGGCGGTGGCGGACGCCATCGCCCAGGCGCAGGCGCTGGCCCAGGCAGCAGGCATCCAGCTTGGCGAACTGGTCAGCATCAGCGGGGTCAGCTTCACCTCCTCCGTGCCCCCCATCCGGATCCAGATGGGCGCGCGGGCACCGGCGCTCGAGGACACCTCGACGCCGGTCGAGCCGGGCGAGCTGGAGTTCACGGCCAGCGTCACGGTCACCTACGCGATCCGGTGAGCGGCGTATC
This window harbors:
- a CDS encoding Fur family transcriptional regulator codes for the protein MRPEVEAFQRILAEKGYRVTPQRVGIYEYLLESKRHPSAEDIYQALKDRFPMMSQATVYKTLELLLELGLITELGFGAAASRYDGNPSVHINILCTACHRIYDVVEPELARLAESVAEQSGFVVSGQRHELYGICPECQRRRGAHVER
- a CDS encoding DoxX family membrane protein, which encodes MQTLWRVVFGLMRIWLGYQWLEAGLGKITNPAWVGDKAGVAISGFFKGAIAKAAGDHPAVRPWYASFLENVALPNATTFSYLIAFGETLVGLALIFGVLTSFAALMGAFMNLNFMLAGTTSTNPILYTVAIIVILAGARASYFGLDYYLMPLLRQTVARVRGQERDAQAAP
- a CDS encoding NAD(P)-dependent oxidoreductase, coding for MSVRRPQYTRVPIAHRPAAERIRDFDEVVLTYRDDEAVAEAQRCLQCYKPACELACPNHNPIKSFIRLVSEGRAEEAAGMLWAHNAISSCTGRVCAWENQCEGACPLGRKGEPVAIGALERYLAEKALSAQFPEGRPSLAAAWPHGRAAIEVGDVAVVGAGPAGLSCANVLSRRGYRVTVLDAWVAPGGVMSYGIPEFVLPKKTVASEVERLRRQGIRFVQEVVVGRDVTVDGLFEMGFRAVFLGIGANEPVKMGVLGEDLPGVVSAKDFLMAVAAAQLGDRRPAGQDMDLTGKRVIVIGAGNTAMDAARTALRLGALDVSILYRRAREHSPSRPVEMALAEEEGVRFEFLVAPQRFLGENGRLVAAEVVRMRLGAPDSSGRPSPEPIEGSEYVIPIDVAILAVGYRVERDLTAATPGLEAGRGGRILVKDDRGMTSKGAVWAGGDCVTGANTVVHAVAAGRLAAEAIAAYLQGASRAEAPAASPAGAG
- the nth gene encoding endonuclease III: MSVPDAPRRESKAHRRRRALAIVEALKARYPEARIPLRHRSPLQLLIATILSAQCTDATVNKVTPVLFEALRDAQDFAWADRRRLEELIHPTGFFRQKARMIQEACRQILDRFGGEVPHRMEELLTLPGVGRKTANVLLSAAALEEWPGWNPKENGLGIVVDTHVMRLSRRLALSFASDPERIEQDLMQLVPPEEWASLPLRLIYFGRKVCVARRPRCQECDLLTCCPAGRHQGATPWLGARANRKV
- a CDS encoding SIMPL domain-containing protein (The SIMPL domain is named for its presence in mouse protein SIMPL (signalling molecule that associates with mouse pelle-like kinase). Bacterial member BP26, from Brucella, was shown to assemble into a channel-like structure, while YggE from E. coli has been associated with resistance to oxidative stress.); the protein is MRAIRRRAPVAAFLVAASLAAAMATPALAAAPDQDERSRTLVVTGRATVFGRPDTVRVTIGIDTQAPSAQHAQDENAGKVNRVLAALQDFGIAARDMQTSGIQLGPVFRYDEKSREQRLVGYRASYTLTVHLRKLEDAGQVVDAAVQAGANRIDGISFIVRDIQPLKQQALGQAVADAIAQAQALAQAAGIQLGELVSISGVSFTSSVPPIRIQMGARAPALEDTSTPVEPGELEFTASVTVTYAIR